The stretch of DNA TTTATTAACGAGTTCAATTCCGGTGGAAGGGAATTATTAATTAGCAGTCGCAGCAATAATAATATACTAATAATCGATCACGCGGCGGAGAGCAGCGCCGCGAAACGATCTGCCAGGCTCCGGACGGTGGTCGGAGACACCGCCGACTCGCCGCCGAGGTACCACTTCTGGATCATCCCCGCCACATTCTCGTTCTCCACCCTCATCTTGGCTTCATCCTTTCCCTCCGTCGCGAACGATATCTCCGCAGCAGCCCCAGCTGGTGGAGTGGCCGGGAAGTGGAAGGTGATGACGGAGGCGGGCTTGAAGTACTTGGCCTGGAAGAAGTCGGCGACCTTCTCcagtgcctcctcctcctcgtcttcGTACCTGTCGGCGGCGACGAGGCGGTCGCGCACGGAGCTCTCGAGCTGCACGCCGTACTGCGAGCCCTTGATCTCCTTGATGACGACGACGCGGAACAGCTTCTCCACGGGAGCCGAGACGAGGGCCTGGAAGAAGGCGTCGTCTCCGAGCAGGTCGTCGGCCGTCTTGCCCTTCCAGCTCTGCAGGTGGCCGAGCAGGACGTCGTTGTTGTGAAGGTAGATGCCGATGGCGTTGAACTTGATCTGCAGGAAGTGGATCTCGATGTCCGTAATGCCGTTAGctaggagagagagagggttgCCGCTGCCGGCGGTGATCTCCGCCGGGAACGGGATGCCTTCCACGGTCTCCGGCTCCGAGCCCACTGAATGCGGCACATGCAACGATGTTATTACCAGGCAGGCAGGCAACAGATCAATAATGTATACGATGCAT from Panicum hallii strain FIL2 chromosome 3, PHallii_v3.1, whole genome shotgun sequence encodes:
- the LOC112884609 gene encoding probable chalcone--flavonone isomerase 3 gives rise to the protein MGSEPETVEGIPFPAEITAGSGNPLSLLANGITDIEIHFLQIKFNAIGIYLHNNDVLLGHLQSWKGKTADDLLGDDAFFQALVSAPVEKLFRVVVIKEIKGSQYGVQLESSVRDRLVAADRYEDEEEEALEKVADFFQAKYFKPASVITFHFPATPPAGAAAEISFATEGKDEAKMRVENENVAGMIQKWYLGGESAVSPTTVRSLADRFAALLSAA